In the Paraflavitalea devenefica genome, one interval contains:
- a CDS encoding MlaE family ABC transporter permease, giving the protein MRIWSKKNGNQVFSRQLDAFFMDIYAIGQFTGRFFREVFLPPYEWKEIIRQFYMVGYKSLALVSVTSFVTGIVFTKQSRPSLAEFGATSWLPSLVAIAIIRALAPLVTALIAAGKVGSNIGAELGSMRVTEQIDAMEVSAVNPFRFLVVTRVMATTFMLPLLMLYMSLIALLGAYLNVHQNEQTSLIAFFENAFEQISFLDIFSSVFKSLAFGFTIGIVSCYKGFHTTQGTQGVGRAANGAVVISMFLIFVEEIIIVQVVNWFRT; this is encoded by the coding sequence ATGCGTATATGGTCCAAAAAAAATGGTAACCAGGTATTCTCCAGGCAACTGGACGCTTTCTTCATGGATATCTATGCCATCGGTCAGTTTACCGGCCGCTTCTTCCGGGAAGTATTCCTGCCGCCCTATGAATGGAAAGAGATCATCCGGCAGTTTTACATGGTGGGGTATAAATCGCTGGCGCTCGTATCGGTTACCAGCTTTGTCACCGGCATCGTATTCACCAAGCAATCGCGGCCTTCACTGGCCGAATTTGGCGCTACCTCCTGGCTGCCTTCCCTGGTGGCTATTGCCATCATAAGGGCCCTGGCTCCGTTGGTAACGGCCCTCATAGCAGCCGGTAAAGTGGGGTCCAACATTGGTGCAGAACTGGGTTCTATGCGGGTAACAGAGCAGATAGATGCCATGGAAGTGTCCGCCGTCAATCCCTTTCGCTTCCTCGTTGTCACGCGGGTAATGGCTACTACCTTCATGCTGCCATTGCTCATGTTGTACATGTCGCTCATTGCCTTGCTGGGTGCTTACCTCAATGTGCACCAGAATGAGCAAACGAGCCTCATCGCCTTCTTCGAAAACGCCTTTGAACAAATATCCTTCCTCGACATCTTTTCTTCTGTATTCAAATCACTGGCCTTTGGTTTTACCATTGGCATCGTGAGTTGTTACAAAGGGTTCCATACTACCCAGGGCACGCAAGGGGTGGGAAGGGCGGCCAATGGAGCCGTCGTCATCTCCATGTTCCTCATATTCGTGGAGGAGATCATCATCGTACAGGTCGTTAACTGGTTCAGGACATAA
- a CDS encoding ABC transporter ATP-binding protein, giving the protein MKKSSSHISKDKVVASVKGLHKSFGNNHVLRGIDLDVYQGENLVVLGRSGTGKSVLIKIMAGLLKPDSGTVRVLGREVDKLPVKELDELRLKIGFSFQHSALYDSMTVGENLAFPLQRNSKKLSAAEVEKSVKQVLESVGLSQTLHQLPAELSGGQRKRIGIARTLIMQPAIMLYDEPTAGLDPITSMDINNLINEVQEAYHTSSVIITHDLTCAKATGDRIAVLLDGKFIPPGTFETVVQHTTNEQVKSFYDYNFIE; this is encoded by the coding sequence ATGAAAAAAAGTAGCAGCCATATCAGCAAGGATAAAGTAGTAGCCTCCGTCAAGGGCCTGCACAAGTCCTTTGGCAATAACCATGTGTTGCGCGGCATTGATCTCGACGTATACCAGGGAGAAAATCTGGTGGTGCTGGGCCGGTCGGGTACGGGTAAATCCGTACTCATTAAAATTATGGCCGGCCTCTTAAAGCCCGATAGCGGAACAGTACGGGTATTGGGCCGGGAAGTGGATAAACTGCCGGTAAAAGAGCTCGACGAATTGCGGTTAAAGATCGGCTTTTCTTTTCAGCACAGTGCGCTGTACGATAGCATGACCGTAGGGGAAAACCTGGCCTTCCCCCTGCAGCGCAATTCAAAAAAGCTATCGGCAGCAGAAGTGGAAAAAAGCGTAAAACAGGTACTGGAGTCAGTAGGGCTGTCCCAAACCCTCCACCAATTGCCGGCAGAATTGTCTGGCGGGCAGCGCAAGCGCATAGGCATCGCCCGCACACTCATCATGCAGCCGGCCATCATGCTCTATGATGAACCAACAGCCGGCCTGGACCCCATCACCAGCATGGACATCAACAACCTCATCAACGAGGTGCAGGAAGCCTACCATACCTCGTCCGTGATCATAACGCACGACCTTACCTGCGCCAAAGCCACCGGCGACCGCATAGCCGTATTGCTCGATGGGAAATTCATCCCGCCAGGCACCTTTGAAACCGTAGTGCAGCACACGACCAACGAACAGGTAAAAAGTTTTTATGACTATAACTTCATTGAATAA
- a CDS encoding MlaD family protein: protein MSTTKNKQAITVGFFITIGLVILIVGIFTLGGQKKTFSPSLSITAVFNNVNGLQKGNNVWFSGVKIGTVKSLDFYGTSQVKVTLYIDRKAHEFIRKDARAKISAEGLIGNKIVVIYGGTQQAGAIEGGENLQVDEALNPDELLATLQTNNKNLADITADFKVVSKRLVEGQGSLGALLRDDTLYRNLQITITSLRATVANLQTAARHSEQFTGSMADYTARLKTPGTLAGDLVTDTVIMTNLRTAMEQINLATASTAAFMHTLDNAGEKLEESDNAAGLLLNDEKTARDLRSTLQYLNSSSQRLDENLEALQHSFLFRGYFRRKAKREAREAKDSVRKITSAQH from the coding sequence ATGAGCACCACTAAAAATAAACAGGCCATCACCGTTGGCTTCTTCATCACCATCGGCCTCGTCATATTGATCGTGGGCATCTTCACCCTGGGCGGGCAAAAGAAAACCTTTTCTCCCTCCCTTTCCATAACGGCTGTTTTCAACAACGTCAATGGCTTGCAGAAAGGGAACAACGTATGGTTTTCCGGCGTAAAGATCGGTACGGTCAAATCCCTCGATTTCTATGGCACTTCGCAGGTGAAAGTGACCCTGTACATAGACAGGAAAGCGCACGAATTTATACGTAAGGACGCCCGGGCAAAGATCTCGGCCGAAGGGCTCATTGGTAATAAGATCGTGGTGATCTATGGAGGAACGCAACAGGCCGGCGCCATTGAAGGAGGGGAAAACCTGCAGGTGGACGAAGCGCTCAATCCTGATGAGTTACTCGCCACCTTGCAAACCAATAACAAGAACCTGGCGGATATAACGGCCGACTTTAAGGTGGTTAGTAAAAGACTGGTGGAAGGGCAGGGCTCCCTGGGCGCCTTGCTCCGGGATGATACCCTGTATAGGAACCTGCAGATCACCATCACCAGTCTGCGCGCCACCGTGGCCAACCTGCAGACCGCTGCCCGTCACAGTGAGCAATTTACCGGTAGCATGGCGGATTATACTGCCAGGCTCAAAACACCCGGCACCCTCGCCGGCGACCTGGTGACCGATACCGTTATCATGACCAACCTGCGCACCGCCATGGAACAGATCAACCTGGCCACGGCTTCTACAGCCGCTTTCATGCACACACTTGATAATGCAGGGGAAAAACTGGAAGAAAGCGATAACGCGGCAGGCCTGCTCCTCAATGATGAAAAAACGGCGAGGGATCTGCGCAGTACATTGCAGTACCTCAACAGCAGCAGCCAGCGGCTCGATGAGAACCTGGAAGCCCTGCAGCACAGCTTCCTTTTTCGCGGTTACTTCCGGCGAAAAGCAAAACGCGAAGCAAGGGAAGCTAAAGACAGCGTCCGAAAAATAACTAGTGCACAGCACTAA
- a CDS encoding tetratricopeptide repeat protein, which produces MRRSILLLYVPLLLLLFATACSEPEKPATKEEAAALAKTIESSMNKGSAAKFNEALDLALLKKRILEAGNHKIDASIVEGTMKGLQKGELGSQIAEALGKSGTYELVKQYEKDKNQHLVFRLYVDSKLNYHDMEVVKKRDAVKISDVFIYITGENLSLTLAESALLMTENLDKLSSKDQDRLDNVKKVKQLMNRGEYQKAMALYKDLPAVLKQTKPFRMIYVQIASGLGNDEYLEAMIDYQKAYPDATNVYLLMIDAYILKKEYDKALTAVNQLDSLINKDPFLDYYRGLIYKLADNKEKQREHFELLDKHMPAFSDGTLELLVTYLEAGETDKAVTLAQNRSRNYKKIDQEQQETLYTLYPDFKKKLDTATD; this is translated from the coding sequence ATGCGCCGCTCTATCCTCCTGCTGTACGTTCCTTTACTGTTGCTCCTTTTTGCTACTGCCTGTTCGGAACCGGAAAAGCCGGCTACCAAAGAAGAAGCTGCCGCTCTTGCCAAAACGATTGAAAGCAGCATGAATAAAGGCAGTGCTGCCAAATTCAACGAAGCGCTGGATCTCGCCTTGCTGAAGAAAAGGATACTGGAAGCAGGTAACCATAAGATTGACGCCAGCATTGTGGAGGGCACTATGAAAGGGCTGCAAAAGGGAGAACTGGGTAGCCAGATCGCTGAAGCACTGGGAAAATCGGGTACTTATGAGTTGGTAAAGCAGTATGAGAAGGATAAGAACCAGCACCTTGTATTTCGATTGTATGTTGACAGCAAACTGAATTACCACGATATGGAGGTAGTCAAGAAAAGAGACGCCGTAAAGATCAGTGATGTGTTTATCTATATTACAGGTGAGAACCTGAGCTTAACGCTGGCAGAATCGGCCCTTTTGATGACTGAGAACCTGGATAAACTGTCATCAAAAGACCAGGACCGGCTGGATAATGTAAAGAAGGTCAAGCAGCTTATGAACCGGGGAGAATACCAAAAAGCCATGGCGCTTTATAAAGATCTGCCAGCCGTTTTGAAGCAAACGAAGCCTTTCAGGATGATCTATGTACAAATCGCTTCCGGCCTGGGGAATGATGAATACCTGGAAGCCATGATCGATTATCAGAAAGCTTATCCGGATGCTACGAATGTATATCTTTTGATGATAGATGCCTATATTCTCAAAAAGGAGTATGACAAAGCGCTTACAGCGGTTAATCAACTGGACTCCCTGATCAATAAAGACCCTTTCCTGGATTATTACCGGGGGTTGATCTATAAGCTGGCAGACAATAAGGAAAAACAACGGGAACATTTTGAGTTACTGGACAAGCATATGCCTGCTTTTTCAGACGGGACACTGGAACTGCTGGTCACTTACCTGGAGGCCGGGGAAACCGACAAGGCTGTGACGCTTGCTCAAAACAGGAGCAGGAATTATAAAAAGATCGACCAGGAACAGCAGGAAACACTCTACACACTTTACCCGGACTTCAAAAAGAAATTAGATACGGCTACCGATTAG
- a CDS encoding FtsX-like permease family protein: protein MTSPFLKTAVRSLRKNKSFTLINVAGLGVGIAASLLIFLVIHHELSYDGYQTYKDRIYRVVVDKKNRSNGAVEETHRGVPTPLPFALRRDFPGFEKVAAMVSLGGAQIYVPGKGLEDEKRFKENDGLFFTEPGIFDLFDFDWLAGNATGLTAPNTGVITESMARNYFGSAEAAIGKTIEFWSFRNKVLIKGVFKDLPVNTDVPIRMGVSFASLNNMVPPDFFTSPENWKWVDENLQCFVLLQEGGSITSATAQLPGFVKKYYPIDQNTRLSMELKFQPLKNIHLNNDYGTFAGDALSVKELWSLGLIGAFLLLVACINFINLATAQSVNRAREIGVRKVLGSNRSQLIRQFLQETGLITLLALVLGILLAIVTLPLLVNLLNKQLSVHMLYHPTVLLFMAAVILVVTFLAGFYPALIVSGFKPVTIFKNKLTAKSIGGISLRRGLVVFQFVIAQLLVIGTIVVVKQMQFFRNRSMGFAKEGIALIDLPSDSSLKVKYPLLKQRMQAIAGVQDASLCWNAPATLWSAENDLYFNHDPAKLPYKITMQFGDTSYFSTFDLKLAAGRIPFHNDTAREFLVNETAVRQLGFASADAVIGKTISFDGANWFPIVGVLRDFNTRSLHVKVPPMAISNAYDLYTTLAVRMGREQMSHTLTQMQKVFREVYPTYMYDLSFFDENIERFYRTEAATAQLFKLFAILAIFISCLGLYGLVAFMAVQKTKEVGIRKVLGASVQSIVYLFSKEFTVLIVVAFLIAAPTGYYFMHAWLQDFYYHVSIGWGVFILAIVFSIVIAWITVGYKAIKAALANPVKSLKTE, encoded by the coding sequence ATGACCAGCCCCTTCTTAAAAACAGCTGTCCGCTCACTGCGCAAGAACAAATCTTTTACCCTTATTAATGTTGCGGGGCTTGGTGTAGGCATTGCCGCCAGCCTACTAATTTTCCTGGTGATCCACCATGAACTGAGCTATGACGGGTACCAGACTTATAAAGACAGGATATACCGGGTGGTGGTGGATAAGAAGAACCGCAGTAACGGCGCCGTGGAAGAAACACACCGGGGCGTACCTACCCCTTTGCCATTTGCCCTGCGCCGGGATTTTCCTGGTTTTGAAAAGGTAGCTGCCATGGTCAGCCTGGGAGGCGCCCAGATTTATGTACCGGGGAAAGGGTTGGAGGATGAAAAAAGGTTTAAGGAAAATGACGGACTGTTTTTTACAGAGCCTGGTATTTTTGACCTCTTTGATTTTGACTGGCTGGCCGGCAACGCCACCGGCCTTACCGCTCCCAATACCGGTGTGATCACCGAAAGCATGGCCAGGAATTATTTTGGCAGTGCGGAAGCAGCGATTGGCAAAACGATCGAGTTCTGGTCGTTCCGTAATAAGGTATTGATCAAGGGTGTTTTTAAAGACCTGCCGGTCAATACGGACGTGCCCATACGTATGGGCGTTTCTTTTGCCTCGTTAAATAATATGGTGCCCCCTGATTTTTTTACGTCTCCCGAAAACTGGAAATGGGTGGATGAGAATCTTCAATGTTTTGTGCTGTTACAGGAGGGCGGCTCCATTACTTCCGCTACAGCTCAATTGCCCGGATTTGTGAAGAAGTATTATCCTATAGACCAGAACACGCGGCTCTCGATGGAGCTAAAGTTCCAGCCCTTGAAGAATATACACCTGAACAATGATTATGGCACTTTTGCTGGTGATGCTTTATCGGTAAAAGAGTTATGGTCATTGGGGCTTATCGGCGCTTTTCTTTTGCTGGTGGCCTGTATCAATTTTATTAACCTGGCCACGGCCCAATCTGTTAACCGCGCCCGGGAGATCGGGGTGCGCAAGGTATTGGGCAGTAACCGCTCTCAACTGATCCGGCAATTTTTACAGGAAACAGGGCTTATTACGTTGCTGGCCCTGGTGCTGGGTATACTGCTGGCTATTGTAACGTTGCCGCTGCTGGTGAATCTTCTTAATAAGCAGCTTTCTGTGCATATGCTGTACCATCCCACGGTGCTCCTGTTTATGGCTGCCGTGATCCTGGTAGTCACTTTCCTGGCCGGCTTTTACCCGGCCCTTATTGTTTCGGGCTTTAAGCCGGTGACGATCTTTAAGAATAAACTTACTGCTAAAAGCATTGGTGGTATTTCACTGCGCAGGGGGCTGGTGGTGTTTCAATTTGTCATTGCACAATTGCTGGTGATCGGCACTATTGTGGTGGTGAAGCAGATGCAGTTTTTCCGTAACCGTTCTATGGGATTTGCCAAAGAAGGTATTGCCCTGATAGACCTGCCCAGCGACAGTTCGCTGAAGGTGAAGTACCCGCTGCTGAAGCAACGGATGCAGGCCATTGCCGGCGTCCAGGACGCCAGCCTTTGCTGGAATGCACCGGCCACCCTGTGGTCGGCAGAGAATGATCTTTATTTCAATCATGACCCGGCGAAGTTGCCTTATAAGATCACGATGCAGTTTGGCGATACCAGTTATTTCAGCACGTTTGATCTCAAACTGGCTGCCGGGCGAATACCTTTTCACAATGATACAGCACGGGAGTTTTTGGTGAATGAGACGGCGGTCAGACAACTGGGCTTTGCATCGGCCGATGCAGTTATTGGTAAAACGATCTCTTTTGACGGCGCCAACTGGTTTCCCATTGTGGGTGTATTGCGCGATTTCAACACCCGTTCTTTACATGTTAAGGTGCCCCCTATGGCCATCAGCAATGCATACGATCTTTATACAACGCTGGCTGTACGCATGGGTCGTGAGCAGATGAGCCATACCCTGACGCAAATGCAAAAGGTGTTCCGGGAAGTGTATCCCACGTATATGTATGACCTTAGTTTCTTTGATGAAAATATTGAACGGTTTTACAGAACAGAAGCTGCCACCGCCCAATTGTTTAAACTGTTTGCCATCCTGGCCATTTTTATTTCCTGCCTGGGATTGTATGGGCTGGTAGCATTTATGGCTGTTCAGAAAACGAAGGAGGTAGGCATTCGCAAGGTCTTGGGCGCATCGGTGCAAAGTATTGTGTATTTGTTTTCGAAGGAGTTTACGGTGCTGATCGTTGTTGCCTTCCTGATCGCTGCGCCTACCGGTTATTATTTTATGCATGCCTGGTTGCAGGATTTTTATTACCATGTTTCGATCGGCTGGGGCGTATTTATACTGGCCATCGTATTCTCCATCGTGATTGCCTGGATAACGGTAGGCTATAAGGCCATTAAGGCCGCTTTGGCGAACCCGGTAAAGTCTTTGAAGACGGAGTAG
- a CDS encoding T9SS type A sorting domain-containing protein, which produces MKHLYNFSTACLLLVCVLWNQQGKAQAPTHTPKTVNINSNCGGYYEYLPQGYNAAAAQRYPLIVFIHGDGDRGSGSQTDLAKVIRNALPKYIQDGQFPVSFTSGGQTFRFLVMSPQFKDRPYPADIASAITYMKDHYPVDTNRIYLTGSSMGGGVTWEFAGSDIAIAQKLAGIVPVCGQSTPQTTIARVIASGNVPVWATHNTGDTWVPVSNTDGYVNYINNPNPPSPIARKTIFPVNQTNDHDAWTQTYNPAWKENNMNIYEWMLQYSRSEATLPVTLANYKIVAADKQAVTIGWSTTYEQHNQYFGIERSADGVHFKAIGQVAATNEANGSQYSFRDVRPVTGNNFYRLTQTDVNGKTTYYSILKAVVDVAPGSLVLFPNPATALITVGFDHPDKDRLLVTIVNPQGMVVQVNQYDKGTGYWQQAINVGTLAAGQYFVQVKGTSFERVQPLLITR; this is translated from the coding sequence ATGAAGCATTTGTACAATTTTAGTACAGCATGCCTGTTATTGGTATGCGTACTCTGGAATCAGCAAGGGAAGGCACAAGCGCCGACACATACTCCCAAAACAGTTAATATTAATAGTAATTGCGGGGGGTACTATGAGTACCTGCCACAGGGTTACAACGCTGCCGCCGCACAACGCTACCCCTTAATCGTATTTATTCATGGCGATGGGGACCGCGGCAGCGGCAGCCAGACCGACCTGGCAAAGGTGATCCGGAATGCCCTTCCCAAGTATATACAGGATGGCCAGTTCCCTGTTTCCTTCACCTCAGGTGGACAAACGTTCCGGTTCCTGGTGATGTCGCCCCAATTCAAAGACAGGCCCTATCCTGCTGATATCGCTTCTGCGATCACGTATATGAAGGACCATTACCCCGTGGATACGAACCGCATTTACCTGACGGGCAGCAGCATGGGCGGCGGTGTAACCTGGGAATTTGCCGGGAGCGATATTGCCATTGCCCAAAAGCTGGCAGGCATTGTACCGGTATGTGGGCAATCAACGCCTCAAACCACTATTGCCCGGGTAATTGCCAGCGGCAATGTACCGGTATGGGCTACCCATAATACAGGAGATACCTGGGTGCCGGTATCGAATACCGATGGTTATGTGAATTATATTAATAATCCCAACCCGCCGAGCCCGATAGCCCGTAAAACAATTTTCCCGGTCAACCAGACCAATGACCACGATGCCTGGACGCAGACGTATAATCCTGCATGGAAGGAGAACAATATGAATATTTATGAGTGGATGCTGCAATATAGCCGCTCTGAAGCCACGTTGCCGGTTACGCTTGCGAATTATAAGATCGTAGCGGCCGACAAACAGGCAGTTACCATTGGCTGGTCTACCACCTACGAACAGCATAACCAGTATTTTGGTATTGAACGTTCTGCTGACGGCGTACATTTTAAAGCCATCGGACAGGTGGCGGCCACGAATGAAGCCAATGGCAGCCAATATAGTTTCCGGGATGTACGGCCCGTTACCGGCAATAATTTTTACCGCCTGACGCAAACTGATGTTAACGGCAAGACCACTTATTATTCTATCCTGAAGGCAGTTGTTGATGTAGCGCCAGGCAGCCTGGTACTTTTCCCCAATCCTGCCACGGCTTTGATCACGGTTGGGTTTGATCATCCTGATAAAGACAGGCTGCTGGTAACGATTGTTAACCCGCAAGGTATGGTGGTGCAGGTGAACCAATATGATAAAGGAACCGGTTACTGGCAACAGGCAATTAATGTAGGCACCCTCGCGGCAGGCCAGTATTTCGTACAAGTGAAAGGAACTTCGTTTGAGCGTGTGCAGCCGTTGCTGATTACGAGATAG
- a CDS encoding NIPSNAP family protein — MKRRRFIESTLLTGSATALLPTALLADAGKKKQEFYELRVYSLKSATQQQLTEQYLAQAAIPALNRLGAKHVGVFTELQPEQQTRLFVVTPFPALEDFTGMDVKLAKDIEYQQAATDYLTAPADAPAYERIQSSLLKAFGFMPNIAVPPNKERIFELRRYESPTEYACKKKIEMFNEGGEIEVFKRTGLTPVFFGETLIGEARPNLTYMITFDNMEAHDRNWQTFGSDAEWKRISSMEEYADKKLISKITRTFLKPTSYSQI; from the coding sequence ATGAAAAGACGCCGCTTTATAGAGTCAACGCTGCTTACCGGAAGTGCTACTGCCCTGCTGCCCACTGCCCTGCTGGCCGATGCGGGCAAGAAGAAACAGGAGTTTTATGAGCTGCGTGTGTATTCCCTGAAGAGTGCCACCCAGCAGCAATTGACGGAACAATACCTGGCGCAGGCAGCCATCCCGGCCCTGAACCGGCTGGGCGCCAAACATGTGGGCGTTTTTACGGAGCTACAACCGGAACAGCAAACCAGGCTTTTTGTGGTGACCCCTTTCCCGGCGCTGGAAGATTTTACCGGTATGGATGTAAAGCTGGCCAAGGATATTGAATACCAGCAGGCCGCTACCGATTATCTTACCGCCCCTGCCGATGCACCGGCCTATGAACGGATACAGAGCTCCCTGCTGAAGGCCTTCGGCTTTATGCCCAATATTGCAGTTCCTCCCAATAAAGAAAGGATCTTTGAATTGCGCCGCTATGAAAGCCCTACTGAATATGCCTGCAAGAAGAAGATTGAGATGTTCAATGAAGGCGGAGAGATAGAAGTGTTCAAAAGGACGGGACTGACGCCGGTATTTTTTGGGGAAACGCTGATCGGGGAAGCGCGGCCTAACCTGACTTATATGATCACCTTCGACAATATGGAAGCCCATGACCGTAACTGGCAGACGTTTGGCAGCGATGCCGAATGGAAAAGGATCAGCAGCATGGAAGAATATGCTGATAAAAAGCTGATCTCTAAAATTACCCGCACTTTTTTAAAGCCAACTTCTTATTCACAGATCTGA